Within Amycolatopsis sp. FDAARGOS 1241, the genomic segment TCGCTCTAGTGAGGTTAGGTGCCGCGGTCGGGCTTGTCGAGCCGAGCCACGCTCGGCTCCGGCAGCGCTCAAAGCCGTCGCCCGGTGGGGCCGGCTCGACGTGCTGGTCGACAACGCCGGGAGTTTCACCGGCATGTCCTTGACGGACTTCCGCCGCCCTCAGACGGCTCTTCTTCGTCGATGTCGCGGCCCCGAGCCTGCTGGCGAGCGTCGCGCTCAAGCACCTCAACCAGACCCGCGGCGCCCCCGGCAACGTATCTGTCACCTACGGACACCGGCCATGGCCCGGAGCCGCACTACGGCGCGTCGAAACCGGCGCTCGAAGCGGAGTGTCAAAACCGACGATGCCGCGCGCATCCCGCTCGGCCGCCGCGGCCGGCCCGCCGGCATCGCCGCCTGGATCCTCGGCCTGGCCGACCCGCTCGCGGACCGGCTCACGGGCCAGGTCCCGCCGGTCGGCGGCGGCCTGGCCGTCGCCGGCTGAGCCCCGTCAGTTCGCCGAAGCCTGCCGGTACACGGTTTCCGCGACGGGCCCCAGCACCGGGCCGCCCATGGTGTTGGGCTGGTCCGGGTCGAGGCTGCTGTTCACCGAGACGACCGTGCCCGAGCCGGTGGCC encodes:
- a CDS encoding SDR family oxidoreductase — translated: MARSRTTARRNRRSKRSVKTDDAARIPLGRRGRPAGIAAWILGLADPLADRLTGQVPPVGGGLAVAG